A single genomic interval of Mustela nigripes isolate SB6536 chromosome 7, MUSNIG.SB6536, whole genome shotgun sequence harbors:
- the GSS gene encoding glutathione synthetase isoform X2, whose amino-acid sequence MATGWGSLLQDEQQLEELARQAVDRALAEGVLLRTSREPSSSDVVSYAPFTLFPSLVPSALLEQAYAVQMDFNALVDAVSQNADFLEQTLSSTVKRDNFTAHLFDIHKQVLKEGIAQTVFLGLNRSDYMFQCNADGSAALKQIEINTISASFGGLASRTPAVHRHVLNVLSKTKEAAKILSNNPSEGLALGIAKAWELYGSAKALVLLIAQEKERNIFDQRAIENELLARNIHVIRRRFEDVSEKGSLDQNRRLFMDGQEVAVVYFRDGYMPSQYSPQNWEARLLLERSRAVKCPDIATQLAGTKKVQQELSRMGVLEMLLPGQSEAVARLRATFAGLYSLDMGEEGDQAIAEALAAPSQFVLKPQREGGGNNLYGEEMVQVLERLKDSEERASYILMEKIEPEPFGNCLLRPGSPVRVVQCISELGIFGVYVKQGKTLVMNNHVGHLLRTKAIEHADGGVAAGVAVLDNPYPV is encoded by the exons ATGGCCACCGGCTGGGGGAGCCTCTTGCAAGATGAACAGCAGCTGGAGGAGCTGGCGCGGCAGGCTGTGGACAGGGCCCTGGCGGAGGGAGTGTTGCTGAGAACCTCACGGGAACCCAGCTCCTCTGAT GTGGTAAGCTACGCCCCATTCACGCTCTTCCCCTCACTGGTCCCCAGTGCCCTGCTGGAGCAGGCCTATGCCGTGCAGATGGACTTCAACGCGCTGGTGGATGCCGTCAGCCAGAATGCTGACTTTCTGGAACAGACACTCTCCAG CACCGTCAAGAGGGACAATTTCACTGCTCATCTCTTCGACATCCACAAGCAAGTCCTGAAAGAGGGCATTGCTCAG ACTGTGTTCCTGGGCCTGAATCGTTCAGACTACATGTTCCAGTGCAATGCAGATGGCTCCGCAGCCCTGAAACAGATTGAAATCAACACCATCTCTGCCAGCTTTGGAGGCCTGGCCTCCCGCACCCCAGCTGTGCACCG ACATGTTCTCAATGTCCTGAGTAAGACCAAAGAAGCTGCCAAGATCCTCTCCAATAATCCCAGCGAGGGACTGGCCCTGGGGATCGCCAAAGCCTGGGAGCTCTACGGCTCAGCCAA GGCTCTGGTGCTACTGATTGctcaagagaaggaaaggaacataTTTGACCAGCGTGCTATAGAGAATGAGCTACTAGCCAG GAATATCCATGTAATCCGTCGAAGGTTTGAAGATGTCTCTGAAAAGGGGTCTCTGGACCAAAACCGACGGCTGTTTAT GGACGGCCAGGAAGTGGCTGTGGTTTACTTCCGGGATGGCTACATGCCGAGTCAGTACAGTCCACAG AACTGGGAAGCACGCTTGCTGCTGGAGAGGTCACGTGCTGTCAAGTGCCCAGATATTGCCACCCAGCTGGCTGGGACGAAGAAGGTGCAGCAGGAGCTGAGCAGAATGGGCGTACTGGAGATGCTGCTCCCTGGCCAGTCTGAGGCTGTGGCTCGCCTCCGTGCCACCTTTGCTGGCCTTTACTCACTGGACATG GGTGAAGAAGGGGACCAGGCCATTGCTGAAGCCCTTGCTGCCCCTAGCCAGTTCGTGCTAAAGCcccagagagagggtggag GTAACAACCTATACGGAGAGGAGATGGTACAGGTCCTGGAGCGGCTGAAGGACAGCGAGGAGAGGGCCTCCTACATCCTCATGGAAAAGATTGAACCTGAGCCTTTTGGAAATTGCCTGCTGCGGCCTGGCAGCCCTGTCCGAGTGGTCCAGTGCATCTCAGAGCTGGGCATCTTTGGGGTCTATGTCAA ACAGGGAAAGACACTTGTGATGAACAACCACGTGGGACATCTACTTCGAACCAAAGCCATCGAGCATGCAGATGGTGGTGTGGCAGCAGGAGTGGCAGTCCTGGACAACCCGTACCCTGTGTGA
- the GSS gene encoding glutathione synthetase isoform X1: MLQLKLVVGKGKLVSIEGVGLVGMATGWGSLLQDEQQLEELARQAVDRALAEGVLLRTSREPSSSDVVSYAPFTLFPSLVPSALLEQAYAVQMDFNALVDAVSQNADFLEQTLSSTVKRDNFTAHLFDIHKQVLKEGIAQTVFLGLNRSDYMFQCNADGSAALKQIEINTISASFGGLASRTPAVHRHVLNVLSKTKEAAKILSNNPSEGLALGIAKAWELYGSAKALVLLIAQEKERNIFDQRAIENELLARNIHVIRRRFEDVSEKGSLDQNRRLFMDGQEVAVVYFRDGYMPSQYSPQNWEARLLLERSRAVKCPDIATQLAGTKKVQQELSRMGVLEMLLPGQSEAVARLRATFAGLYSLDMGEEGDQAIAEALAAPSQFVLKPQREGGGNNLYGEEMVQVLERLKDSEERASYILMEKIEPEPFGNCLLRPGSPVRVVQCISELGIFGVYVKQGKTLVMNNHVGHLLRTKAIEHADGGVAAGVAVLDNPYPV, translated from the exons ATGTTGCAACTCAAACTCGTCGTGGGCAAGGGGAAACTGGTGTCCATTGAGGGGGTTGGGCTG GTTGGGATGGCCACCGGCTGGGGGAGCCTCTTGCAAGATGAACAGCAGCTGGAGGAGCTGGCGCGGCAGGCTGTGGACAGGGCCCTGGCGGAGGGAGTGTTGCTGAGAACCTCACGGGAACCCAGCTCCTCTGAT GTGGTAAGCTACGCCCCATTCACGCTCTTCCCCTCACTGGTCCCCAGTGCCCTGCTGGAGCAGGCCTATGCCGTGCAGATGGACTTCAACGCGCTGGTGGATGCCGTCAGCCAGAATGCTGACTTTCTGGAACAGACACTCTCCAG CACCGTCAAGAGGGACAATTTCACTGCTCATCTCTTCGACATCCACAAGCAAGTCCTGAAAGAGGGCATTGCTCAG ACTGTGTTCCTGGGCCTGAATCGTTCAGACTACATGTTCCAGTGCAATGCAGATGGCTCCGCAGCCCTGAAACAGATTGAAATCAACACCATCTCTGCCAGCTTTGGAGGCCTGGCCTCCCGCACCCCAGCTGTGCACCG ACATGTTCTCAATGTCCTGAGTAAGACCAAAGAAGCTGCCAAGATCCTCTCCAATAATCCCAGCGAGGGACTGGCCCTGGGGATCGCCAAAGCCTGGGAGCTCTACGGCTCAGCCAA GGCTCTGGTGCTACTGATTGctcaagagaaggaaaggaacataTTTGACCAGCGTGCTATAGAGAATGAGCTACTAGCCAG GAATATCCATGTAATCCGTCGAAGGTTTGAAGATGTCTCTGAAAAGGGGTCTCTGGACCAAAACCGACGGCTGTTTAT GGACGGCCAGGAAGTGGCTGTGGTTTACTTCCGGGATGGCTACATGCCGAGTCAGTACAGTCCACAG AACTGGGAAGCACGCTTGCTGCTGGAGAGGTCACGTGCTGTCAAGTGCCCAGATATTGCCACCCAGCTGGCTGGGACGAAGAAGGTGCAGCAGGAGCTGAGCAGAATGGGCGTACTGGAGATGCTGCTCCCTGGCCAGTCTGAGGCTGTGGCTCGCCTCCGTGCCACCTTTGCTGGCCTTTACTCACTGGACATG GGTGAAGAAGGGGACCAGGCCATTGCTGAAGCCCTTGCTGCCCCTAGCCAGTTCGTGCTAAAGCcccagagagagggtggag GTAACAACCTATACGGAGAGGAGATGGTACAGGTCCTGGAGCGGCTGAAGGACAGCGAGGAGAGGGCCTCCTACATCCTCATGGAAAAGATTGAACCTGAGCCTTTTGGAAATTGCCTGCTGCGGCCTGGCAGCCCTGTCCGAGTGGTCCAGTGCATCTCAGAGCTGGGCATCTTTGGGGTCTATGTCAA ACAGGGAAAGACACTTGTGATGAACAACCACGTGGGACATCTACTTCGAACCAAAGCCATCGAGCATGCAGATGGTGGTGTGGCAGCAGGAGTGGCAGTCCTGGACAACCCGTACCCTGTGTGA
- the GSS gene encoding glutathione synthetase isoform X3: MLQLKLVVGKGKLVSIEGVGLVGMATGWGSLLQDEQQLEELARQAVDRALAEGVLLRTSREPSSSDVVSYAPFTLFPSLVPSALLEQAYAVQMDFNALVDAVSQNADFLEQTLSSTVKRDNFTAHLFDIHKQVLKEGIAQTVFLGLNRSDYMFQCNADGSAALKQIEINTISASFGGLASRTPAVHRHVLNVLSKTKEAAKILSNNPSEGLALGIAKAWELYGSAKALVLLIAQEKERNIFDQRAIENELLARNIHVIRRRFEDVSEKGSLDQNRRLFMDGQEVAVVYFRDGYMPSQYSPQNWEARLLLERSRAVKCPDIATQLAGTKKVQQELSRMGVLEMLLPGQSEAVARLRATFAGLYSLDMGEEGDQAIAEALAAPSQFVLKPQREGGDRERHL, translated from the exons ATGTTGCAACTCAAACTCGTCGTGGGCAAGGGGAAACTGGTGTCCATTGAGGGGGTTGGGCTG GTTGGGATGGCCACCGGCTGGGGGAGCCTCTTGCAAGATGAACAGCAGCTGGAGGAGCTGGCGCGGCAGGCTGTGGACAGGGCCCTGGCGGAGGGAGTGTTGCTGAGAACCTCACGGGAACCCAGCTCCTCTGAT GTGGTAAGCTACGCCCCATTCACGCTCTTCCCCTCACTGGTCCCCAGTGCCCTGCTGGAGCAGGCCTATGCCGTGCAGATGGACTTCAACGCGCTGGTGGATGCCGTCAGCCAGAATGCTGACTTTCTGGAACAGACACTCTCCAG CACCGTCAAGAGGGACAATTTCACTGCTCATCTCTTCGACATCCACAAGCAAGTCCTGAAAGAGGGCATTGCTCAG ACTGTGTTCCTGGGCCTGAATCGTTCAGACTACATGTTCCAGTGCAATGCAGATGGCTCCGCAGCCCTGAAACAGATTGAAATCAACACCATCTCTGCCAGCTTTGGAGGCCTGGCCTCCCGCACCCCAGCTGTGCACCG ACATGTTCTCAATGTCCTGAGTAAGACCAAAGAAGCTGCCAAGATCCTCTCCAATAATCCCAGCGAGGGACTGGCCCTGGGGATCGCCAAAGCCTGGGAGCTCTACGGCTCAGCCAA GGCTCTGGTGCTACTGATTGctcaagagaaggaaaggaacataTTTGACCAGCGTGCTATAGAGAATGAGCTACTAGCCAG GAATATCCATGTAATCCGTCGAAGGTTTGAAGATGTCTCTGAAAAGGGGTCTCTGGACCAAAACCGACGGCTGTTTAT GGACGGCCAGGAAGTGGCTGTGGTTTACTTCCGGGATGGCTACATGCCGAGTCAGTACAGTCCACAG AACTGGGAAGCACGCTTGCTGCTGGAGAGGTCACGTGCTGTCAAGTGCCCAGATATTGCCACCCAGCTGGCTGGGACGAAGAAGGTGCAGCAGGAGCTGAGCAGAATGGGCGTACTGGAGATGCTGCTCCCTGGCCAGTCTGAGGCTGTGGCTCGCCTCCGTGCCACCTTTGCTGGCCTTTACTCACTGGACATG GGTGAAGAAGGGGACCAGGCCATTGCTGAAGCCCTTGCTGCCCCTAGCCAGTTCGTGCTAAAGCcccagagagagggtggag ACAGGGAAAGACACTTGTGA